The Nitrospira sp. KM1 genome includes a window with the following:
- the rpoB gene encoding DNA-directed RNA polymerase subunit beta, translating into MPETTLQEFVERKDFSRIRTSIDIPDLIEIQKRSYEEFLQFEAESERRKDHGLQAALASVFPIPDYNNTAVLEFTSYTLGTPKYDERECLEQGMTFAVPLKLRVRLVVFDKEDKGPKKNVLDVREQEVYVGELPLMTERGTFIVNGTERVVVSQLHRSPGASFTHDKGRTHASGKVLYSARIIPYRGSWLDFEFDARDILYVRIDRRRKMPATILLKAFGYSGDDLLKMYYPVEEIRVVKGKLMRKLDPEIHQGLRCSMELTEKGSKEPLVREGAKLTKGVIAKLKAAGVKEIPLSPTELVGRAVLTELVDSKKNKLAEKNQRLTAEIVERLLETDIEEFKVIYFDTATATPVILDTLEMERTGSKEEAMVEIYRRLRPGETPSVETARALFDNLFLNSKRYDLSPVGRLKLNKKLGLDLQLEQRTLTSQDIVEVIRYLVNLKMGKGEIDDIDHLGNRRVRSVGELLENQFRLGLVRMERSIKERMNLLDMETVLPHDLINAKPVVAAVKEFFSSSQLSQFMDQTNPLAEITHKRRLSALGPGGLTRERAGFEVRDVHPSHYSRICPIETPEGPNIGLITSLATYARINQFGFIEAPYRRVEKGRVTDQIEFLSAIEGDKYMIAQANSKVDGGGRLVSETVSARSGGDFVTATPDKIEYMDVSPKQVVSVATALVPFLEHDDANRALMGSNMQRQAVPLLKAESPLVGTGMEAVVARDSGYVVQAKRPGVVESVDATRIVVRSDSKEGRKRNDTGLDVYELIKFQRSNQNTCITQTPVVRIGQPVKKGQVLADGPAIDQGELALGKNVLVAFMPWGGYNFEDAILLSEKLVREDAFTSIHIEEFEVEARDTKLGKEDITRDIPNVGEEALRNLDESGIIRIGAEVKPGDILVGKVTPKGETQLTPEEKLLRAIFGEKAGDVKDTSLTVPPGVEGIIVDVKIFSRKGLDKDERSKSIESEDAMKLQRDHHEELRIIEEEKNKKIRKLLLGKVVGRDLMDPESGDVILKKKGKLTAEILKRLPDETVRYIILSDPDEQKELEDVDRRAKEQIEILQTLYDEKVGRLKRGDELPPGVIKLVKVYISMKRKIQVGDKMAGRHGNKGVVSRVLPEEDMPYLPDGTPVEIVLNPLGVPSRMNVGQILETHLGWAARALGIKVASPVFDGASEKEIKDLLKRAKLPSSGQTVLMDGRTGEAFGSPVTVGYMYVLKLHHLVDDKIHARSIGPYSLVTQQPLGGKAQFGGQRLGEMEVWALQAYGAASTLQEFLTVKSDDVPGRSRMYEAVVKGEPFLEPGLPESFNVLVKELQSLGLDVELVKTQD; encoded by the coding sequence ATGCCCGAAACGACTCTACAAGAGTTCGTCGAGCGGAAAGACTTTTCTCGCATTCGTACGAGCATCGATATCCCTGACTTGATCGAGATTCAAAAGCGGTCGTACGAGGAGTTCCTTCAATTCGAAGCGGAGTCCGAGCGGCGCAAAGATCATGGTTTGCAGGCCGCGCTGGCGAGTGTCTTTCCGATTCCTGACTATAACAACACGGCCGTCCTGGAGTTCACGAGTTATACCCTTGGGACGCCCAAATATGACGAGCGGGAATGCCTTGAGCAGGGTATGACGTTTGCGGTGCCGTTGAAACTGCGGGTTCGCCTTGTGGTGTTCGACAAGGAAGACAAAGGACCAAAGAAGAATGTTCTGGATGTCCGTGAACAGGAGGTCTACGTCGGAGAATTGCCGCTGATGACCGAACGCGGAACGTTCATCGTCAATGGCACTGAACGAGTGGTGGTCAGCCAGTTACATCGGTCTCCCGGTGCTTCGTTCACGCATGATAAGGGTCGCACGCATGCAAGCGGGAAGGTTTTATATTCGGCTCGGATCATCCCATACCGCGGGTCCTGGTTGGATTTTGAATTTGACGCCCGCGATATCCTGTATGTGAGGATCGACCGACGGCGCAAGATGCCGGCCACGATATTGCTCAAAGCGTTCGGCTATTCGGGCGACGATTTGCTGAAAATGTATTACCCCGTCGAGGAAATTCGGGTGGTCAAGGGCAAGTTGATGCGCAAGCTCGATCCCGAGATTCACCAGGGACTCCGCTGTTCTATGGAACTGACGGAAAAGGGCAGCAAAGAACCGTTGGTGCGGGAAGGGGCGAAGCTGACGAAGGGCGTGATTGCGAAACTTAAGGCCGCTGGCGTGAAGGAAATCCCGCTTTCGCCGACAGAATTGGTCGGACGCGCGGTCCTGACCGAATTAGTAGACAGTAAGAAAAACAAGTTGGCGGAGAAGAATCAGCGGCTCACCGCAGAAATCGTGGAACGTCTCCTCGAGACCGATATCGAGGAATTCAAGGTCATCTATTTTGACACGGCCACGGCAACGCCGGTGATCCTCGACACGTTGGAAATGGAGCGGACGGGGTCGAAGGAAGAGGCGATGGTTGAAATCTATCGCCGTCTTCGTCCCGGAGAAACGCCGTCCGTCGAAACGGCACGCGCCCTGTTCGACAATCTCTTTTTGAACTCCAAGCGGTATGATCTTTCTCCCGTCGGTCGATTGAAGTTGAACAAGAAACTTGGGCTGGATTTGCAGTTGGAGCAGCGAACGCTGACATCCCAAGACATCGTCGAAGTCATTCGTTATCTGGTCAATCTCAAGATGGGGAAGGGCGAGATCGATGACATCGACCATTTGGGAAATCGTCGGGTCCGCTCGGTAGGAGAATTACTGGAAAATCAATTCCGTCTCGGGCTGGTCCGTATGGAGCGGAGCATCAAGGAGCGGATGAATCTCCTGGATATGGAGACCGTGCTGCCGCATGACTTGATCAATGCGAAGCCGGTTGTCGCCGCAGTGAAGGAATTCTTCAGCAGCAGCCAGCTCTCGCAGTTCATGGATCAAACAAACCCTCTGGCCGAGATCACCCATAAACGGAGGCTGTCTGCCCTGGGTCCCGGCGGGTTGACTCGTGAACGAGCGGGATTTGAAGTGCGCGACGTGCATCCATCCCATTACAGCCGTATCTGTCCGATCGAAACGCCGGAAGGTCCGAACATCGGGTTGATCACGTCACTGGCCACCTATGCGCGGATTAACCAATTCGGCTTCATCGAAGCGCCGTATCGTCGGGTGGAGAAGGGGCGGGTGACGGACCAGATCGAGTTTCTTTCCGCCATCGAAGGCGACAAATATATGATCGCCCAGGCCAACTCTAAAGTGGATGGAGGCGGACGGTTGGTTTCTGAAACCGTCTCGGCGCGGTCTGGAGGCGATTTCGTGACTGCCACCCCTGACAAGATTGAATATATGGACGTATCGCCGAAACAGGTCGTCAGCGTAGCAACCGCATTGGTTCCGTTCCTAGAGCACGACGATGCCAATCGCGCTCTGATGGGGTCGAACATGCAGCGGCAGGCAGTGCCACTGCTCAAGGCGGAATCTCCGCTCGTTGGCACCGGCATGGAGGCGGTTGTCGCACGTGATTCCGGATACGTGGTCCAGGCGAAGCGCCCCGGTGTGGTTGAAAGCGTGGACGCCACCCGCATCGTCGTTCGATCGGACTCGAAAGAGGGTCGAAAGCGCAATGATACGGGATTGGACGTGTATGAATTGATCAAGTTCCAGCGATCAAATCAGAATACATGCATCACGCAGACACCGGTCGTTCGTATCGGGCAGCCCGTCAAAAAAGGACAGGTATTGGCGGATGGTCCGGCCATCGATCAAGGTGAGCTTGCTCTGGGGAAAAATGTGCTGGTGGCGTTCATGCCTTGGGGTGGATACAACTTCGAGGACGCGATTCTGCTCAGTGAAAAGCTCGTGCGCGAGGATGCGTTCACGTCCATTCATATCGAGGAGTTCGAGGTAGAAGCCCGCGATACGAAGTTGGGCAAGGAAGACATTACGCGCGACATTCCCAATGTTGGGGAAGAAGCGTTGCGCAATCTCGATGAAAGCGGAATCATCCGCATAGGTGCCGAAGTGAAGCCCGGGGACATTCTGGTGGGCAAGGTGACGCCGAAAGGCGAGACTCAGTTGACGCCGGAAGAAAAGCTCTTGCGTGCGATTTTCGGTGAAAAGGCAGGAGACGTCAAGGATACATCCCTGACGGTTCCACCGGGTGTGGAAGGAATCATCGTCGACGTCAAGATTTTTTCCCGCAAGGGTCTCGACAAGGACGAACGTTCCAAGAGCATTGAAAGCGAAGATGCGATGAAGCTGCAGCGCGACCATCATGAAGAGCTGCGAATCATCGAGGAAGAAAAAAACAAGAAAATCAGGAAGTTGCTCTTAGGCAAAGTCGTGGGCCGTGATCTGATGGACCCCGAGAGCGGCGATGTCATTCTGAAAAAGAAGGGCAAGCTGACGGCCGAAATCCTCAAACGGCTTCCGGATGAGACGGTTCGCTACATCATTCTCAGCGATCCCGATGAGCAAAAAGAGTTGGAGGATGTGGATCGGAGAGCGAAGGAACAGATCGAAATTCTACAGACGCTGTACGATGAGAAAGTCGGAAGGCTGAAGCGGGGCGACGAACTGCCTCCTGGGGTCATCAAGCTCGTCAAAGTCTACATCTCGATGAAGCGCAAGATTCAGGTTGGCGACAAGATGGCCGGCCGACATGGAAATAAGGGTGTGGTTTCGCGTGTCTTGCCGGAAGAGGACATGCCATACCTTCCTGACGGAACTCCGGTCGAAATCGTTTTGAATCCGCTCGGCGTTCCATCGCGTATGAATGTCGGGCAGATTCTCGAAACCCACCTCGGCTGGGCCGCGAGAGCCTTGGGGATCAAGGTCGCAAGTCCGGTCTTCGACGGGGCGTCTGAAAAGGAAATCAAGGATTTGCTGAAGCGCGCCAAACTGCCGTCCAGCGGGCAAACGGTGTTAATGGATGGCCGGACCGGGGAAGCGTTCGGCAGTCCCGTGACCGTGGGCTATATGTATGTGTTGAAGCTCCACCATTTGGTCGATGACAAGATTCACGCGCGATCGATCGGGCCATACTCGCTCGTGACGCAACAACCATTGGGCGGTAAGGCTCAATTCGGCGGTCAGCGGTTGGGAGAAATGGAAGTCTGGGCCTTACAGGCTTACGGAGCGGCGTCCACGCTGCAGGAGTTTCTGACCGTGAAGTCCGACGACGTTCCGGGCCGATCTCGAATGTATGAAGCCGTCGTGAAAGGCGAACCGTTCCTAGAGCCGGGGTTGCCCGAGTCGTTCAACGTCCTGGTCAAGGAACTGCAAAGCCTAGGACTCGACGTGGAATTGGTCAAAACGCAAGACTAA
- the rpoC gene encoding DNA-directed RNA polymerase subunit beta' has product MEGVYTLFEKPRDSVSFDSMRIRIASPEKIRSWSYGEVKKPETINYRSFKPEKDGLFCAKIFGPIKDWECNCGKYKRMKHRGIVCDKCGVEVIQSKVRRERMGHIELAAPVAHIWFLKGVPSRIGTLLDMSLKQLEKILYFESYVCVDAGQTDMTEKELVTEEKLRTLQSEFAPNAYKVGIGAEAIRDLLRKIDINAKWDEIKAKSKTSTSAAMKKKHAKQLKVIEAFRKSGNKPEWMIMDVIPVLPPELRPLVPLDGGRFATSDLNDLYRRVINRNNRLKRLMELKAPGVIIRNEMRMLQEAVDALFDNGRRGRAIRGPNKRPLKSLSDMLKGKQGRFRQNLLGKRVDYSGRTVIVVGPELRLHQCGLPKKMALELFKPFIFHKLEERGAATTIKSAKRLVEKERPEVWDVLDEVIREHPVLLNRAPTLHRLGIQAFDPVLVEGKAIRLHPLVCAAFNADFDGDQMAVHVPLSVEAQVEARVLMMSINNILSPANGKPIAVPSQDMVLGCYWLTKERAGMKGEGKLFGSPEEVRIAFDAREIEEHARIKVRIEGELVQTTVGRVILSEVLPTGMPFAYANKLMTKKEVTKLIDSVYRQSGHRETVMFLDKIKDTGFQYATRAGVSICIDNMHIPSKKEEIIGKAQREVNEIERQYGEGLITNGERYNKVIDIWAHTTEQVAGEMMKELGASGDPNKQEAFNPIFMMADSGARGSSQQIRQLGGMRGLMAKPSGEIIETPITANFREGLTVLQYFISTHGARKGLADTALKTANSGYLTRRLVDIAQDVIISEIDCGTTDGIFVSALVEGGEIIQPIEERILGRLAADDIRDPVTGEIIVSFNEEITEERTKDVVEAAVDRVKIRSVLTCQSRRGVCRACYGRDLARGRLVEKGEPVGVIAAQSIGEPGTQLTMRTFHIGGTASKVVEQTVLEAKHAGYMKFMSFDAKKNADLHNAGIAVRNKENDWVVMNRNAKIAIVDENGREREKYPVVYGAKIKIKDGERVALAQKLVEWDPYSLTILTEVGGKVAYGDIVEGVTMKEEFDEVTGLSRKVIIEHTGATLRPRISIKDEGGKTAKVSGGANTVARYLLPVGAHIFVEKGAMVHPGDVLAKIPRETTKTKDITGGLPRVAELFEARKPKEQAVISEIDGEVSYGGFVKGQRKVLVDNKMGDTKEYFIPKGKHVNVHEGDWVRAGEPLMDGSANPHDILDVLGPNELQKYLVDEVQDVYRLQGVTINDKHIEIIVRQMLRKVRIEDPGDTEFLPGSQVSKMLFEEENDRVSKKDGKPAIGKPVLLGITKAALTTDSFISAASFQETTRVLTEAAINGREDNLRGLKENVIVGRLIPAGSGFEEYRETFVISPKPEPVVVGSPDLPAISHEGVAAAAGESTST; this is encoded by the coding sequence TTGGAAGGCGTATACACATTATTTGAGAAGCCCAGGGATTCGGTGTCGTTCGATTCGATGCGGATTCGCATCGCATCGCCCGAAAAGATCCGGTCCTGGTCGTACGGCGAAGTCAAAAAGCCGGAAACGATCAATTACCGGTCGTTCAAGCCGGAAAAAGACGGGCTCTTCTGCGCGAAGATCTTTGGTCCGATCAAGGATTGGGAATGTAATTGCGGCAAGTACAAGCGCATGAAGCATCGGGGCATCGTGTGCGACAAATGCGGCGTCGAGGTCATCCAGTCGAAGGTCCGCCGTGAACGCATGGGGCACATCGAGCTTGCTGCACCGGTCGCGCATATCTGGTTTCTCAAGGGTGTCCCAAGCCGGATCGGCACGCTGCTCGACATGAGCCTAAAGCAACTGGAAAAAATCCTCTATTTCGAGAGTTACGTCTGCGTCGATGCCGGTCAAACCGACATGACGGAGAAAGAGCTCGTCACGGAGGAGAAGCTACGCACGTTGCAATCCGAATTTGCCCCGAACGCCTACAAGGTGGGCATCGGTGCCGAAGCAATCCGGGATTTGCTGCGGAAGATCGACATTAATGCCAAGTGGGATGAGATCAAGGCCAAGTCCAAGACCTCCACGTCCGCGGCCATGAAAAAGAAGCACGCGAAGCAGCTGAAGGTCATCGAAGCCTTCCGCAAATCCGGGAACAAACCGGAATGGATGATCATGGATGTGATTCCGGTACTGCCGCCTGAGTTGCGTCCGCTTGTGCCGCTGGACGGCGGCCGTTTCGCCACGTCCGACCTGAACGATCTCTATCGACGCGTCATCAACCGGAATAACCGTTTAAAGCGGTTGATGGAACTGAAGGCGCCGGGAGTCATCATCCGAAACGAAATGCGTATGCTGCAGGAGGCGGTCGACGCGTTGTTCGATAACGGGCGTCGCGGTCGTGCGATCCGAGGACCCAACAAGCGTCCGCTCAAATCGCTGAGCGACATGCTGAAGGGCAAGCAGGGACGTTTCCGACAGAATCTTCTTGGTAAACGGGTGGATTATTCAGGCCGTACTGTCATTGTCGTCGGTCCGGAACTGCGTCTCCATCAATGCGGGTTGCCTAAAAAGATGGCGCTCGAACTCTTCAAGCCGTTCATCTTCCACAAGCTCGAAGAGCGCGGGGCCGCCACGACCATCAAGAGTGCCAAGCGTCTAGTGGAAAAAGAGCGTCCCGAAGTCTGGGACGTTCTGGATGAAGTGATTCGGGAGCATCCGGTTTTATTGAACCGTGCCCCCACGCTCCATCGTCTCGGCATACAGGCTTTCGATCCGGTGTTGGTGGAAGGCAAAGCCATCAGATTGCATCCGCTCGTCTGCGCGGCGTTCAATGCAGACTTCGACGGCGATCAGATGGCCGTGCACGTACCGCTGTCCGTCGAGGCCCAGGTCGAGGCTCGCGTGCTCATGATGTCGATCAATAACATTCTGTCGCCAGCGAACGGAAAGCCGATCGCCGTTCCTTCTCAAGACATGGTGCTGGGCTGTTACTGGCTGACGAAAGAGCGCGCAGGTATGAAGGGAGAGGGCAAACTGTTCGGCTCGCCCGAAGAAGTCCGCATTGCGTTCGATGCGCGGGAAATCGAAGAGCATGCCCGGATCAAGGTGCGTATTGAAGGCGAGTTGGTTCAAACCACTGTGGGGCGAGTCATTCTGTCGGAAGTGCTTCCGACAGGAATGCCGTTTGCCTATGCAAATAAGCTGATGACCAAGAAAGAGGTCACCAAGCTCATCGATTCCGTATACCGGCAATCAGGTCATCGGGAAACGGTCATGTTCCTGGATAAGATCAAGGACACCGGATTCCAGTACGCCACGCGGGCCGGCGTATCGATCTGCATCGACAACATGCATATTCCCAGCAAGAAGGAAGAAATCATCGGGAAGGCGCAACGAGAAGTCAATGAAATCGAGCGCCAATACGGTGAGGGCTTGATCACGAACGGTGAGCGCTATAACAAGGTCATCGATATCTGGGCACATACGACGGAACAGGTGGCTGGAGAGATGATGAAAGAGCTTGGTGCCAGTGGCGATCCGAACAAGCAGGAAGCCTTCAACCCGATCTTCATGATGGCCGACTCGGGCGCTCGCGGTAGTTCGCAACAGATTCGTCAGTTGGGCGGGATGCGCGGGTTAATGGCGAAACCGTCAGGAGAAATCATCGAGACGCCGATCACGGCAAATTTTCGCGAAGGGTTGACCGTGCTCCAGTACTTCATTTCCACGCACGGCGCTCGAAAGGGATTGGCCGATACCGCGTTGAAAACCGCGAACTCAGGCTATTTGACGCGCCGGCTCGTTGATATCGCGCAAGATGTGATCATTAGCGAAATCGACTGCGGAACGACCGACGGAATCTTCGTCAGCGCGCTCGTGGAGGGCGGAGAAATCATTCAGCCGATCGAAGAACGTATTCTTGGACGGTTGGCCGCCGATGATATCCGTGATCCGGTGACCGGTGAAATCATCGTCTCGTTCAATGAAGAGATCACCGAAGAGCGGACGAAGGACGTTGTCGAGGCCGCTGTCGACCGGGTGAAAATTCGGTCGGTGCTGACGTGCCAATCTCGGCGTGGCGTATGCCGTGCGTGCTATGGCCGCGATCTCGCGCGAGGTCGTCTTGTCGAGAAGGGTGAGCCGGTAGGCGTCATCGCAGCCCAATCGATCGGTGAGCCTGGAACGCAGTTGACCATGCGTACGTTCCACATCGGTGGAACGGCTAGCAAGGTCGTTGAGCAAACCGTGCTTGAAGCCAAGCATGCCGGCTACATGAAATTCATGAGCTTCGATGCCAAAAAGAATGCGGACTTGCACAACGCTGGCATTGCCGTTCGCAATAAGGAAAACGACTGGGTCGTGATGAATCGCAACGCGAAGATTGCGATCGTCGACGAAAATGGCCGTGAGCGTGAAAAGTATCCGGTCGTGTATGGCGCCAAGATCAAGATTAAAGACGGCGAGCGGGTTGCATTGGCCCAAAAATTGGTCGAATGGGATCCTTATTCGCTCACGATCCTGACTGAGGTCGGAGGGAAGGTCGCGTATGGCGACATCGTCGAAGGTGTGACGATGAAGGAAGAGTTCGACGAGGTGACCGGATTGTCACGCAAGGTCATTATCGAGCATACCGGCGCGACGTTGCGCCCTCGAATCTCGATCAAAGACGAAGGCGGAAAGACGGCGAAGGTGTCCGGTGGCGCGAATACCGTGGCGCGATACCTGTTGCCCGTCGGTGCACACATTTTCGTGGAGAAAGGTGCGATGGTGCATCCTGGCGACGTTCTCGCCAAAATTCCGCGAGAAACGACGAAGACCAAGGACATCACGGGGGGGCTACCACGTGTGGCCGAACTGTTTGAGGCCCGCAAGCCGAAGGAGCAGGCCGTGATCAGCGAGATCGATGGCGAAGTGTCATACGGAGGCTTCGTCAAGGGGCAACGCAAGGTCCTGGTCGATAACAAGATGGGCGACACCAAAGAGTACTTCATTCCGAAGGGAAAGCACGTCAACGTGCACGAGGGAGATTGGGTGCGCGCGGGCGAGCCGTTGATGGACGGGTCTGCGAACCCCCACGATATTCTCGATGTGCTGGGTCCGAATGAGTTACAGAAATATCTCGTTGACGAAGTGCAGGATGTGTACCGTCTCCAGGGCGTGACGATCAACGACAAGCATATTGAGATCATCGTGCGGCAGATGCTGCGCAAAGTGCGGATCGAAGATCCCGGAGATACGGAATTTCTCCCGGGCAGTCAGGTCAGCAAGATGCTTTTCGAAGAGGAAAACGATCGTGTGTCAAAGAAGGATGGTAAGCCGGCGATTGGCAAGCCGGTTCTCTTGGGCATCACGAAGGCCGCTTTGACGACGGACAGCTTCATCTCTGCTGCGTCGTTCCAGGAAACAACGAGGGTGTTGACGGAAGCGGCGATCAACGGTCGCGAAGACAATTTGAGGGGCCTGAAAGAAAATGTCATTGTCGGGCGCTTGATTCCTGCAGGAAGTGGGTTTGAGGAATATCGTGAGACTTTCGTGATCAGTCCGAAGCCCGAACCCGTAGTTGTCGGTTCTCCGGATTTGCCGGCGATATCGCATGAAGGAGTTGCCGCTGCCGCGGGAGAATCCACGTCGACGTAA
- the rpsL gene encoding 30S ribosomal protein S12, translating into MPTINQLVRKGRQLAHAKTKSPALKSCPQKRGVCLRVYTQTPKKPNSALRKVARVRLTNGMEVTTYIPGVGHNLQEHSIVLVRGGRVKDLPGVRYHIVRGALDAVGVSDRKQGRSKYGAKRPK; encoded by the coding sequence ATGCCGACGATTAATCAGTTAGTCAGAAAGGGCCGCCAGTTGGCCCACGCCAAGACGAAAAGTCCTGCGCTGAAATCGTGTCCGCAAAAACGCGGCGTCTGCCTTCGCGTCTATACCCAGACGCCGAAGAAGCCGAATTCCGCGTTGCGTAAAGTTGCCCGTGTTCGGTTAACTAACGGAATGGAAGTGACCACATACATTCCCGGTGTTGGGCACAATCTGCAGGAGCACTCGATTGTCCTCGTTCGGGGCGGTCGCGTGAAAGACTTGCCGGGTGTTCGTTATCACATCGTTCGCGGGGCTCTTGATGCGGTCGGTGTATCGGATAGAAAGCAGGGACGTTCGAAGTACGGAGCGAAGCGTCCAAAGTAA
- the rpsG gene encoding 30S ribosomal protein S7 gives MPRSRFLGQREPLPDVRYRDKLVGKFLNILMERGKKSTAERICYGAFDVIQEKTGGDPLKVFRSAIDNVKPVVEVKSRRVGGASYQVPVEIRPARRMSLALRWLSEFSRTRGGKSMREKLAAELLDASNNTGASVKKREDVHRMAEANKAFAHYRW, from the coding sequence ATGCCGCGAAGTAGATTTTTAGGTCAACGTGAGCCACTTCCCGATGTCCGCTATCGAGACAAGCTTGTTGGGAAATTTTTGAACATTTTGATGGAGCGTGGCAAGAAGAGCACGGCCGAGCGTATTTGTTATGGCGCGTTCGACGTGATCCAGGAAAAGACGGGTGGGGATCCGCTCAAGGTATTCCGTTCAGCGATCGACAATGTCAAGCCGGTCGTTGAGGTGAAGTCCAGACGTGTCGGCGGCGCGTCTTATCAAGTGCCGGTCGAAATCCGTCCGGCTCGCCGGATGTCGCTCGCACTTCGTTGGTTGTCAGAATTCTCGCGGACGCGCGGCGGAAAGAGCATGCGGGAAAAACTCGCGGCTGAATTGCTGGACGCGTCGAATAACACAGGGGCGTCGGTCAAGAAGCGGGAAGACGTGCATCGGATGGCGGAAGCGAACAAGGCTTTCGCGCACTATCGCTGGTAA
- the fusA gene encoding elongation factor G — MARQAPLERTRNIGIMAHIDAGKTTTTERILYYTGMTHKMGEVHEGAATMDWMEQERERGITITAAATTCFWKDHRINIIDTPGHVDFTIEVERSLRVLDGAVAVFDSVQGVEPQSETVWRQADKYQVPRIAFMNKMDRIGADFYFSVQTIIDRLGANPIPIQIPIGKESEYRGSIDLITMKAYVYDDETLGAKYKVEEIPADLLDKAKEYREKMLEAVAEFDDHVMEKYLNGQPLTEEEVRRVVRAGAIAMKVTPVLCGSAFKNKGVQQLLDGVVDFLPSPLDIPPVKGIDSNTGKEVERKPADNEPFAALAFKIMSDPFAGQLTYFRVYSGTLKTGTPVLNVTKGTKDRIGRLLKMHANKREEIDAVYAGDIVAAVGLKGATTGDTLADEKQPVLLEVMKFPEPVIAMAIEPKTKQDQEKMGFALQKLAQEDPSFRVRTDEETAQTIIAGMGELHLEIIVDRLLREFKVEANVGKPEVAFRETIRRKAESESKYIKQTGGRGQYGHVVLTVEPSEPGKGLEFVNKVVGGAIPKEYIPAIEKGVKERMENGVIAGYPLRDIKVTVIDGSYHEVDSNEMAFKIAGSMGFSDACKKADAVLLEPIMKVEVLVPQEFMGDVIGNLNGRRGKVQGMKVRAGAQAIEASVPLMEMFGYATDLRSRTQGRATYSMEFDRYDQVPRQISEAIMAKYRGE, encoded by the coding sequence GTGGCTAGGCAAGCTCCGTTAGAACGCACGCGAAACATTGGCATCATGGCCCATATTGATGCCGGGAAAACTACCACGACCGAGCGCATCCTCTACTATACGGGGATGACGCATAAGATGGGTGAGGTGCACGAAGGCGCCGCCACGATGGACTGGATGGAGCAAGAGCGCGAGCGCGGCATCACCATTACGGCAGCTGCCACCACCTGCTTTTGGAAGGACCATCGCATCAATATCATTGATACGCCGGGTCACGTGGACTTTACGATTGAGGTCGAGCGGTCGTTGCGCGTCCTGGACGGCGCGGTCGCGGTCTTTGACTCCGTGCAAGGAGTCGAGCCGCAGTCGGAAACTGTCTGGAGGCAGGCGGACAAATACCAGGTTCCCCGCATTGCGTTCATGAACAAAATGGACCGCATCGGTGCCGATTTTTATTTCAGTGTTCAGACCATTATCGATCGGCTGGGAGCGAACCCCATTCCTATTCAGATTCCCATCGGAAAAGAGTCGGAGTACAGGGGATCAATCGATCTCATCACGATGAAGGCGTATGTCTATGACGATGAGACTCTGGGTGCCAAGTACAAGGTCGAGGAGATCCCTGCCGATTTGCTGGATAAGGCCAAGGAGTATCGCGAGAAGATGCTTGAGGCCGTTGCCGAATTCGATGACCATGTCATGGAGAAATATCTCAACGGCCAGCCGCTGACTGAAGAAGAGGTGCGCCGTGTCGTGCGCGCCGGAGCGATTGCCATGAAGGTCACTCCGGTGCTTTGCGGATCCGCCTTCAAGAATAAGGGTGTCCAGCAGTTGTTGGACGGAGTTGTGGATTTTCTGCCCTCTCCATTGGACATTCCGCCTGTGAAGGGGATCGATTCCAATACCGGCAAGGAAGTTGAGCGCAAGCCCGCTGACAATGAGCCGTTTGCCGCGCTCGCGTTCAAGATTATGTCAGACCCGTTCGCCGGCCAGTTGACCTATTTCCGAGTGTATTCCGGTACGCTCAAGACCGGCACGCCTGTCCTCAATGTCACCAAGGGGACCAAGGATCGCATCGGTCGTCTTCTGAAGATGCATGCCAACAAACGGGAAGAAATCGATGCCGTGTATGCAGGAGACATTGTTGCCGCTGTCGGTCTCAAGGGCGCCACGACCGGCGACACGCTTGCCGATGAAAAGCAGCCGGTACTGCTCGAGGTGATGAAGTTTCCGGAGCCAGTTATCGCGATGGCTATCGAACCCAAAACCAAGCAGGACCAGGAAAAGATGGGGTTTGCCTTGCAGAAACTCGCTCAGGAAGACCCGTCGTTCCGCGTGCGTACCGACGAGGAGACTGCCCAAACCATCATTGCCGGTATGGGTGAACTGCATCTGGAAATCATCGTTGATCGGTTGTTGCGGGAATTCAAAGTTGAAGCCAACGTCGGGAAGCCTGAAGTCGCGTTTCGTGAAACAATCAGGCGGAAAGCCGAATCTGAATCAAAGTACATCAAGCAGACCGGGGGGCGCGGGCAATACGGCCATGTCGTGCTTACCGTCGAGCCGTCCGAACCTGGAAAGGGTCTGGAATTTGTCAACAAGGTGGTTGGTGGTGCGATTCCGAAGGAATACATCCCGGCGATCGAAAAAGGTGTCAAGGAACGTATGGAGAATGGCGTCATTGCCGGATATCCGCTTCGCGATATCAAGGTGACGGTGATCGATGGGTCGTATCATGAAGTGGACTCCAATGAAATGGCGTTCAAGATCGCCGGTTCCATGGGATTTTCTGACGCGTGCAAAAAGGCCGATGCGGTGCTGCTCGAGCCCATCATGAAGGTGGAAGTGCTGGTTCCACAGGAGTTCATGGGCGACGTGATTGGAAATTTGAACGGACGCCGCGGCAAGGTGCAAGGTATGAAGGTGCGTGCCGGAGCTCAGGCGATAGAGGCCTCCGTGCCGTTGATGGAAATGTTCGGATATGCCACGGATCTTCGTTCGAGAACGCAGGGCCGCGCGACCTACAGTATGGAGTTCGACCGCTACGATCAAGTACCGCGCCAGATCTCGGAAGCGATCATGGCAAAGTACCGCGGCGAATAA